Proteins found in one Candidatus Binataceae bacterium genomic segment:
- a CDS encoding CocE/NonD family hydrolase, with translation MAETLLEMVVERDIEITMRDGARLRANRFRPSTEGRYPTILTLGPYGKDVHLSSFMPSVWEGLQRDAPEIFENSSGKYMSFERPDPERWVPHGYVVIHVDSRGAGKSPGKLDANSPAEYDDLYDAIEWAGVQDVSNGKVGMLGISYYAASQWNVAALRPPHLAAILPWQGTWDFYRGRTRQGGIFNNGFVESWLARSVYGDQYGNPDCRLIDLYTGQPNSAVVKLSAEELRANRVDYIANILAHPLLDDWYAQRIPKLERIEIPALIVANWGGLGLHLSGTVDGFNRINSLEKWLKIQSHSYFMTFFIPQSFELQRRFFDRYLKGLDNGWEREPRVEVTVRGPGDTVHRTIIDEQWPLSNTRWTRFYLDAADRSLKMRRPGARASVTYAALSEGVAFTTAPLEHELEFAGPIKAQLQVSCDRPDMDMFATLCAFGPDGKEMTFAASTEPRTPVSQGWLRVTQRKVDPWRSTEYQPFHPFDEYAPLEPGKVYQIEVEIWAASLYLPVGSRITLVLQGKDFERDGIHGPGSGSGTFLHNHPQDRDPARFSGNHTIYTGGPRDSYLLLPVIAPA, from the coding sequence ATGGCCGAAACCTTGCTTGAAATGGTGGTCGAGCGTGACATCGAGATTACGATGCGCGACGGGGCGCGCCTGCGCGCTAACCGCTTTCGACCCTCAACCGAAGGACGCTACCCGACGATTTTAACCCTGGGGCCTTACGGCAAGGATGTACACCTGAGCAGCTTCATGCCCTCGGTGTGGGAGGGGTTGCAGCGCGATGCGCCGGAGATCTTCGAGAATTCCTCGGGCAAGTACATGAGTTTCGAGCGGCCCGACCCCGAGCGTTGGGTGCCACATGGCTACGTGGTCATCCATGTTGATTCGCGCGGCGCTGGTAAGAGCCCGGGCAAGCTCGACGCCAATTCGCCGGCCGAGTACGACGATCTGTACGATGCAATCGAATGGGCTGGCGTGCAAGATGTCAGCAACGGCAAGGTCGGGATGCTCGGCATCTCCTACTATGCGGCCAGCCAATGGAACGTAGCCGCCCTGCGCCCGCCGCACCTGGCCGCGATTCTGCCCTGGCAAGGGACGTGGGACTTTTACCGTGGTCGCACTCGTCAAGGTGGCATCTTCAACAACGGCTTCGTCGAGTCATGGCTGGCGCGCAGCGTATACGGCGACCAGTACGGCAATCCCGACTGCCGGCTTATCGACCTCTACACCGGGCAGCCCAACAGCGCGGTGGTCAAGCTTTCAGCCGAGGAATTACGCGCCAACCGGGTCGATTACATCGCCAATATTCTGGCCCATCCGCTGCTGGACGATTGGTATGCCCAACGCATTCCCAAGCTGGAACGGATCGAGATTCCGGCGCTAATCGTTGCCAACTGGGGTGGCCTCGGGCTGCATCTGAGCGGTACCGTGGACGGCTTCAATCGCATCAATTCGCTGGAGAAGTGGCTTAAGATTCAATCCCACTCCTACTTCATGACATTTTTTATACCTCAAAGTTTTGAGTTGCAGCGCCGTTTCTTCGACCGCTATCTAAAAGGTCTCGACAATGGCTGGGAACGCGAGCCGCGCGTCGAGGTGACGGTGCGTGGACCGGGCGATACCGTGCACCGCACCATCATCGACGAACAATGGCCCCTTTCCAACACCCGTTGGACGCGTTTTTATTTGGATGCGGCCGATCGTTCGTTGAAGATGCGCCGCCCCGGCGCGCGTGCTTCGGTCACCTATGCGGCGCTCAGCGAAGGGGTGGCCTTTACGACGGCACCCTTGGAGCACGAGCTCGAGTTCGCCGGCCCCATCAAGGCGCAGCTCCAAGTTTCTTGCGATCGCCCCGACATGGACATGTTCGCGACCCTGTGCGCGTTCGGGCCCGATGGCAAGGAAATGACCTTCGCGGCTTCCACCGAACCCCGCACCCCGGTATCCCAAGGCTGGTTGCGTGTCACGCAACGCAAAGTCGACCCGTGGCGCTCTACCGAGTATCAACCGTTCCATCCATTCGACGAATACGCGCCTCTCGAACCCGGCAAGGTGTACCAGATCGAGGTCGAGATTTGGGCCGCCAGCCTTTATCTGCCGGTCGGGTCCAGGATCACGCTGGTACTGCAGGGTAAGGACTTCGAGCGCGACGGAATTCACGGTCCGGGTTCCGGCTCGGGCACTTTTCTGCACAACCATCCGCAAGATCGTGATCCCGCGCGGTTTTCGGGTAACCACACGATTTATACCGGCGGCCCACGCGACAGCTACTTGTTGCTACCCGTGATTGCTCCGGCCTGA
- a CDS encoding MBL fold metallo-hydrolase — MRRVGENSYTEIYFTGCNPSFVVTSEGVVMIDSPFLPIDSLKWRERIAEFGKPKYLINTEPHIDHISGNQYFPGVEVIGQVGIKERYYTDLNRIPLAEQVERAKRDHPDSVFLLGHPDYPPNPPTRIFSESFTLQVGKHTFQCHHIPGHTKPQTAIFCPEEGVLFTGDNIFQGTKSWIQEGDPWEWLQALERIAGFDCDNIIPGHGEPCGREYLTKQAEVLHNWIGLVEGFIDKGMTEEEALRQPIEVKKLDPYPIGQGLMEFDEMVNRLNVSNIYKLATARRQAKS; from the coding sequence ATGCGACGCGTGGGTGAAAACTCTTACACTGAAATATATTTCACCGGGTGCAATCCGAGCTTTGTCGTCACCAGCGAGGGCGTGGTGATGATCGACTCGCCGTTCCTACCGATCGACTCGCTGAAGTGGCGTGAGCGTATCGCAGAATTCGGCAAGCCGAAATATCTGATCAACACCGAGCCTCACATCGACCACATCTCGGGCAATCAGTATTTTCCCGGCGTCGAGGTTATCGGACAAGTGGGCATCAAGGAGCGCTATTACACCGACCTCAACCGTATCCCCTTGGCGGAGCAAGTCGAGCGCGCAAAAAGGGATCATCCCGACAGCGTCTTTTTACTCGGCCATCCGGATTACCCGCCCAATCCGCCGACTCGTATCTTCAGCGAGAGCTTCACGCTGCAGGTCGGCAAGCACACATTCCAATGCCATCACATCCCTGGTCATACCAAGCCACAAACGGCGATCTTCTGTCCCGAGGAAGGGGTCTTGTTTACCGGCGACAATATCTTCCAAGGCACCAAGTCCTGGATTCAAGAAGGTGATCCCTGGGAATGGCTGCAAGCGTTGGAACGAATCGCAGGCTTCGATTGCGACAATATCATTCCCGGTCACGGCGAGCCGTGCGGGCGCGAGTATCTCACCAAGCAGGCGGAGGTGCTGCACAACTGGATCGGCCTGGTCGAGGGCTTCATAGACAAGGGAATGACCGAGGAGGAAGCGTTGCGCCAGCCAATCGAGGTTAAGAAGCTCGACCCGTATCCGATCGGGCAGGGGTTGATGGAGTTCGACGAGATGGTCAACCGGCTCAACGTGAGCAACATCTACAAGCTGGCTACGGCTCGCCGGCAGGCCAAGTCATAA
- a CDS encoding LLM class flavin-dependent oxidoreductase — translation MANPRPGHMHLGVFFNHTGHHIASWRHPGAQADAAINIEHYVEITQRAERAGLDFIFFADSAAVREARPESLSRSAQYTAYFEPITLLSALAMVTQRIGLVATATTSYNEPYNVARKFASLDHISHGRAGWNVVTSGNVAEAYNFGREQHFEHEERYARAREFVAVVKGLWDSWDDDAFIRDKESGRFFDPAKLHLLNHRGKFFTVRGPLNVPRPPQGYPVIFQAGTSESGRELCAAVGEGVFTSELTLAGQLEHYHDVKRRMARYGRRPEQMLILPGLTAVVGSSTSEAREKFDYLQSLIHPVVGRDYLGMLLGDVDLSNYSPDDQIPEIPSSTIAGQGTLKNIIAMARSEKLTIRQVYERLAGSRGKLTLVGSVTEVADTMQEWFTANACDGFILQPSYLPGELNEICELLLPELQSRGLVRVGYTGRTLREHMGLQRAPSCYADCDRGEHGSE, via the coding sequence ATGGCCAACCCGCGACCAGGCCATATGCACCTGGGGGTTTTTTTCAACCACACCGGCCATCACATAGCCTCTTGGCGCCATCCGGGGGCGCAGGCGGATGCCGCGATTAACATCGAGCATTACGTCGAAATCACTCAGCGCGCGGAACGCGCCGGCCTGGACTTCATCTTTTTTGCCGACTCTGCGGCGGTGCGCGAAGCGCGTCCGGAAAGCCTGAGCCGCTCGGCGCAATACACCGCTTACTTCGAGCCGATCACCCTGCTTTCGGCGCTGGCGATGGTCACTCAGCGTATCGGCCTGGTCGCCACGGCAACCACTAGCTACAACGAGCCCTACAATGTTGCACGCAAATTCGCCTCGCTCGACCATATCAGCCACGGTCGAGCGGGTTGGAACGTGGTTACCTCGGGCAATGTGGCCGAGGCTTATAACTTCGGCCGGGAGCAGCATTTCGAGCACGAAGAGCGCTACGCGCGGGCGCGCGAGTTCGTTGCGGTGGTCAAAGGACTATGGGATAGCTGGGATGACGATGCCTTTATCCGGGACAAAGAAAGCGGGCGTTTTTTCGATCCGGCCAAGCTTCATTTGCTTAACCATCGCGGCAAGTTTTTCACCGTGCGCGGACCGCTGAACGTACCCCGGCCACCTCAGGGCTATCCCGTAATCTTTCAGGCTGGCACATCCGAGAGCGGACGCGAGTTGTGCGCGGCCGTGGGCGAAGGCGTGTTTACCTCTGAGCTGACGCTGGCGGGTCAACTCGAACATTACCATGACGTCAAGCGGCGGATGGCGCGCTACGGCCGCCGCCCCGAGCAAATGCTGATCCTCCCTGGCCTTACTGCTGTGGTTGGAAGTAGTACGAGCGAAGCGCGCGAAAAATTTGACTATCTCCAGTCGCTTATCCATCCGGTGGTCGGACGTGACTATCTGGGAATGCTGCTGGGTGACGTGGATTTGTCGAATTATTCACCGGACGACCAGATCCCGGAAATTCCGTCTTCGACGATTGCAGGCCAAGGCACGCTGAAAAATATAATTGCGATGGCGCGCAGTGAGAAATTGACTATCCGCCAAGTCTACGAGCGGTTGGCCGGAAGCCGCGGCAAACTGACTTTGGTCGGATCTGTAACCGAAGTCGCCGATACAATGCAGGAATGGTTTACGGCTAATGCCTGCGACGGCTTTATTTTGCAGCCCTCCTATCTGCCCGGGGAGCTGAACGAGATCTGCGAACTGCTGCTTCCTGAATTGCAATCGCGCGGCCTGGTGAGGGTTGGTTATACAGGTCGGACCTTGCGCGAGCATATGGGATTGCAACGTGCGCCAAGTTGCTATGCTGATTGTGACAGGGGCGAGCACGGCTCCGAATAA
- a CDS encoding FAD-dependent monooxygenase, producing MRRRSLSRTPRGTPGSSKGRGNSAISTSRGKRAIVIGGSLGGLFAGCFLHRAGWQVSIFERSRENLASRGAGLGITKELAEALGRAQARLEPSLAVAINSSVWLDGEGRVVWEHRRSSTASAWSRIYLPLRAAVSPDIYHPATSLLRVEQTAGGVVAVFADGSRATADLLIAADGNQSTVRRQYMPEVQPCYAGYVAWRGTMEEGDIPAILQRQFFDKLTFSFPPGEMALAMPVPGAGDDMRPGHRRYYFIWYRPTPWERVKELCTATNGEYYGMSIPPPLIRPEFVAEVKQNARALFAPALATVIERTAQPFLQPITDMVAPRLVMGRVALVGDAGSVARPHVAAGATKAALDAACLVDALSSRDDIDAALADYERGQHEFGEKMVAHGRYLGAYLEGQLKPPAMRGAGQRERDPIRLISDYGAPHLVHNLEMKQLEQMARQSGLGVA from the coding sequence GTGCGCCGCAGGTCTTTGTCCAGGACCCCGAGGGGCACACCTGGGAGTTCCAAGGGGCGGGGAAATAGCGCCATTTCGACCTCACGCGGCAAACGCGCCATCGTAATCGGCGGCTCGCTCGGCGGCCTATTCGCCGGCTGCTTCCTGCACCGGGCCGGATGGCAGGTGAGCATTTTTGAGCGCTCGCGCGAGAACTTGGCCTCGCGCGGCGCTGGCTTGGGCATTACCAAGGAACTGGCCGAAGCCCTGGGCCGCGCCCAGGCGCGCTTGGAACCATCGCTCGCGGTAGCGATTAACAGCTCGGTCTGGCTAGATGGCGAGGGGCGTGTCGTCTGGGAGCATCGCCGGAGCAGCACCGCCAGCGCTTGGTCGCGAATTTATCTACCGCTGCGCGCCGCGGTTTCCCCCGACATCTACCATCCCGCTACTTCGCTTCTCCGCGTTGAGCAGACGGCTGGCGGGGTGGTCGCGGTCTTCGCCGACGGTAGCCGGGCGACAGCCGATCTGCTAATCGCCGCCGACGGCAATCAGTCGACCGTTCGCAGGCAGTACATGCCCGAAGTCCAACCCTGCTACGCGGGTTACGTGGCCTGGCGCGGCACCATGGAAGAGGGTGATATCCCGGCAATTTTGCAGCGTCAATTCTTTGACAAGCTTACCTTTTCGTTTCCCCCGGGCGAGATGGCCCTGGCAATGCCGGTGCCGGGGGCGGGCGACGACATGCGTCCCGGCCATCGGCGCTACTATTTTATCTGGTATCGGCCGACGCCTTGGGAGCGGGTCAAGGAGTTATGTACCGCGACCAACGGCGAGTATTACGGCATGTCGATTCCGCCGCCCCTGATTCGTCCCGAGTTCGTGGCCGAGGTAAAGCAAAACGCCCGAGCCCTCTTCGCCCCGGCTCTTGCCACCGTGATTGAGCGCACCGCGCAACCCTTCCTTCAGCCCATAACCGACATGGTGGCGCCGCGGCTGGTGATGGGGCGGGTGGCATTAGTGGGCGATGCGGGATCCGTGGCGCGCCCCCATGTCGCCGCCGGCGCGACCAAGGCGGCGCTGGATGCAGCCTGCCTGGTCGATGCGCTGAGCAGTCGCGACGATATCGACGCCGCGCTGGCCGATTACGAGCGCGGGCAGCACGAATTCGGAGAAAAGATGGTTGCGCACGGACGCTATCTGGGCGCCTACCTGGAAGGTCAGCTCAAGCCGCCGGCGATGCGTGGCGCGGGCCAGCGCGAGCGCGACCCGATACGCCTGATCAGCGATTACGGCGCGCCCCATCTCGTGCATAACCTGGAGATGAAACAACTGGAGCAGATGGCGCGCCAGTCGGGACTGGGGGTTGCCTAG
- a CDS encoding VOC family protein has protein sequence MDTVTTQPSVGFVGVIHEGVPCKVKNLEACVKFYQQLLGLRLLPRPKALDDIGPGAWLSDAENRIQVHLIAKDDEYSPGPDARMAPAGRHTAWMVQDIDVLRARLRAVGIHFEEVSNLVGAPQVFVQDPEGHTWEFQGAGK, from the coding sequence ATGGACACGGTCACAACTCAGCCCTCGGTAGGGTTCGTCGGCGTTATCCACGAAGGCGTGCCTTGCAAGGTTAAAAATCTGGAGGCCTGCGTCAAATTCTATCAACAACTGCTCGGGCTTCGGCTGTTACCGCGCCCCAAAGCGCTGGACGATATCGGTCCGGGGGCTTGGCTAAGCGACGCCGAAAACCGGATCCAGGTCCACCTCATCGCCAAGGACGATGAGTATTCGCCGGGCCCCGATGCCCGCATGGCGCCGGCCGGGCGACATACTGCCTGGATGGTCCAGGATATCGATGTCTTGCGCGCCCGTCTGCGCGCCGTGGGTATCCACTTCGAGGAGGTTTCCAACCTGGTCGGTGCGCCGCAGGTCTTTGTCCAGGACCCCGAGGGGCACACCTGGGAGTTCCAAGGGGCGGGGAAATAG
- a CDS encoding LLM class flavin-dependent oxidoreductase, which produces MEFGITLDNLELAQVLETARMAEDVGFDLILFADHFVHEGAGGQGINPRRYNYDPMLLAATVAHATRRLRIGHLVLCNLFRHPALVARSLATLDQISGGRAVAGLGTGWMESEFRMIGIPFPPIDERLAMLDEALTAIRGLWTQERTSLAGRFYTLRDAVLFPKPLSQPHPPIIVGGSGRGLLRTAAKHADWVNIILELGSVGRFTPQEVRRATDGSMRAKIEFVRQEVRRLGRAPDAVRFSNVIFNWKLTDSQAETRQALITMAGGLGMDPEAVRYAPTNLIGTVEESIAELKRRVEIWGVTQIVFPGGFRGPVIPEHFRKLYEQVLAHV; this is translated from the coding sequence ATGGAATTCGGCATCACGTTGGATAATTTGGAGCTCGCGCAGGTGCTCGAAACAGCGCGAATGGCCGAGGACGTGGGCTTCGACCTGATCCTGTTCGCCGACCATTTCGTGCACGAAGGCGCTGGCGGCCAGGGCATCAATCCGCGCCGCTATAACTACGATCCGATGCTCCTGGCAGCGACGGTCGCGCACGCCACCCGGCGCCTTCGCATCGGCCATCTCGTCCTGTGCAATCTCTTTCGCCATCCCGCGTTGGTGGCGCGCAGCCTGGCCACGCTCGATCAGATTAGCGGCGGCAGGGCGGTGGCTGGGCTGGGCACGGGCTGGATGGAAAGCGAATTCCGCATGATCGGTATCCCCTTCCCGCCGATCGACGAGCGGCTGGCGATGCTGGACGAAGCGCTGACCGCCATCCGCGGATTGTGGACCCAGGAGCGCACCAGCTTGGCGGGCCGCTTTTATACTTTGCGCGACGCGGTCTTGTTTCCCAAGCCGCTGTCCCAGCCCCATCCGCCGATAATCGTCGGCGGCAGCGGCCGCGGCCTGCTGAGAACTGCGGCCAAGCACGCCGACTGGGTCAACATCATCCTGGAGTTGGGCAGTGTGGGCCGTTTCACCCCGCAAGAAGTGCGTCGGGCCACCGACGGTTCGATGCGGGCCAAGATCGAATTCGTACGCCAGGAGGTGCGGCGCCTGGGACGCGCGCCCGACGCGGTTAGGTTCAGCAATGTCATCTTCAACTGGAAGCTTACCGACTCGCAGGCCGAGACCCGCCAGGCGCTAATAACGATGGCCGGCGGTCTGGGGATGGATCCTGAGGCGGTCCGCTACGCGCCTACCAATCTGATCGGCACGGTGGAGGAGTCGATCGCCGAGCTCAAGCGGCGCGTCGAAATCTGGGGCGTGACCCAGATCGTCTTTCCCGGCGGCTTTCGCGGCCCGGTCATTCCCGAGCATTTTCGCAAGCTCTATGAGCAGGTGCTCGCGCACGTCTAA
- a CDS encoding amidohydrolase family protein, translated as MTDTAAHRIDVHFHFLPQRYMREEHERITNYSHNIGGAALLQWTPERALEEMDRYGIAAAIGSVSTPGVWFGDIVAARRLAREWNEQAAAMVRDYPGRFGFFAVVAPPDVEGALREIEYALDTLKADGIGLLSNYDGKMLGDPAFEPVFEELNRRKALVYVHPTVQACTANLIAGLLPQTIEFPLDTTRTITSLLFTGTLTRHPEVRFIFSHGGGTVPFLSERICNIDRLPQAAQRNPRGSNFELKKLYYDCANAVSAPALAALLAFVPRSHILFGSDYPFVSAAHSVEGLARYELDAASRTAIERGNALALFPRLGT; from the coding sequence ATGACGGACACAGCGGCCCATCGGATAGACGTGCATTTTCACTTCTTGCCTCAGCGCTACATGCGCGAAGAGCACGAGCGTATCACCAATTACAGCCATAACATCGGCGGTGCTGCGCTCTTGCAGTGGACGCCCGAGCGCGCGCTGGAGGAGATGGATCGCTACGGAATCGCCGCCGCGATAGGCTCGGTCTCCACGCCCGGGGTGTGGTTCGGCGATATTGTCGCGGCGCGCCGTCTGGCGCGCGAATGGAACGAGCAGGCGGCGGCGATGGTGCGCGATTATCCGGGTCGCTTCGGCTTCTTTGCGGTGGTCGCGCCGCCCGATGTCGAGGGCGCTCTCAGGGAGATCGAATATGCCCTCGATACGCTCAAGGCCGATGGCATCGGCCTGCTTTCCAATTACGACGGCAAGATGCTGGGCGACCCCGCCTTCGAGCCGGTCTTTGAGGAGCTCAACCGGCGCAAGGCCCTGGTCTATGTCCATCCCACGGTGCAGGCTTGCACCGCCAATTTGATTGCGGGCCTGCTGCCGCAGACCATCGAATTTCCCCTGGACACCACGCGTACCATCACCAGCCTGCTTTTCACCGGCACGCTGACGCGCCATCCCGAGGTGCGCTTCATTTTCTCCCATGGTGGCGGCACGGTGCCCTTTCTGTCCGAGCGTATTTGCAATATCGATCGATTGCCGCAGGCCGCCCAGCGCAACCCCCGGGGCAGCAACTTCGAACTCAAGAAACTGTACTACGATTGCGCCAACGCAGTGAGCGCGCCGGCTCTGGCCGCCTTGCTCGCCTTCGTTCCCCGCTCCCACATCCTCTTTGGCAGCGATTATCCCTTTGTGAGCGCGGCCCATTCGGTGGAGGGATTGGCACGCTACGAACTTGACGCCGCCAGCCGTACCGCGATCGAACGCGGCAACGCCCTGGCCCTCTTCCCACGGCTTGGGACCTGA
- a CDS encoding alpha/beta fold hydrolase gives METEINPSAVNAHLRERPADHYVTVDGCAIRYFERGRGAPVLFMHGASLGSSSDVFLRNLDAFAAAGMRAIAFDFPGFGLSTAPAVQSYAQQRDSVPKLIDALELGRVALVAHSRSGATAVQLALREPQRYSCIVILGTGALLPALPGDVEGRYDAVARRVDRQMAEAEPTLAETRKMMEADIFHTELITAAEVALRNSRSTGRAFAYHVARMSAGEGGVSAEQIPLWQRMLELKLPLLLIYGKNDRAHALERALMLKELHPALNLHLVDNCKHMVHWDAQAEVERLAIPFIREHQK, from the coding sequence ATGGAGACCGAAATCAATCCAAGTGCGGTCAATGCCCATTTGCGTGAGCGGCCCGCCGACCACTATGTGACCGTTGACGGTTGCGCGATACGCTACTTCGAGCGTGGTCGCGGCGCCCCGGTGCTTTTCATGCACGGCGCCTCGCTGGGTTCCTCGTCGGACGTCTTCCTGCGCAACCTCGACGCCTTCGCGGCGGCCGGTATGCGCGCCATTGCCTTCGATTTTCCCGGCTTCGGCCTGAGCACAGCGCCGGCGGTCCAGTCCTACGCGCAACAACGCGATTCGGTACCGAAATTGATCGACGCCCTCGAGCTGGGACGCGTCGCCCTGGTGGCGCATTCGCGCTCGGGCGCGACCGCGGTGCAGCTCGCTCTGCGCGAGCCTCAGCGCTACTCCTGCATCGTGATCCTGGGCACCGGAGCGCTTTTGCCCGCGCTGCCCGGCGACGTCGAAGGGCGCTACGACGCGGTGGCGCGGCGCGTGGATCGGCAGATGGCGGAGGCAGAACCGACCCTGGCCGAAACTCGCAAGATGATGGAAGCCGATATCTTCCATACCGAACTGATAACTGCGGCCGAAGTCGCCCTGCGCAACAGCCGCAGCACCGGCCGGGCCTTCGCCTATCACGTCGCGCGCATGAGCGCAGGCGAGGGCGGAGTTAGTGCCGAACAAATTCCGCTGTGGCAGCGGATGCTGGAGCTCAAGCTGCCGCTTTTGCTGATCTACGGAAAGAACGATCGCGCTCACGCCCTGGAGCGCGCTCTGATGCTCAAAGAGCTCCATCCCGCGCTCAATCTTCACTTGGTGGACAACTGCAAGCACATGGTCCACTGGGACGCCCAGGCCGAAGTCGAGCGTCTGGCGATCCCGTTCATCCGCGAGCATCAGAAGTGA
- a CDS encoding substrate-binding domain-containing protein yields the protein MATRQLVTELLAGYRTATGCTVSIEAVGGVDAARRVRAGEVFDLVILADDAIGTLEAEGHLVAGSRVPFARSPMAMAVRAGEPRPNIGSEEAVRVALMNARSIGYSTGPSGTQLLAVLKSWGFDTAAQPGRLVQAKPGIPVATLLAGGEAAIGIQQLSEFLGQPGIDIVGILPPPIQSVTTFSIGIGALATQVDEARAVVAYLNASEAIPIKRRFGMEPA from the coding sequence ATGGCGACGCGCCAGCTTGTGACCGAACTCCTGGCTGGATATCGAACGGCGACCGGCTGCACGGTTTCGATCGAAGCAGTAGGGGGCGTCGATGCGGCCAGGCGCGTTCGGGCAGGAGAAGTCTTTGATCTTGTTATCCTCGCCGACGATGCGATTGGAACGCTGGAAGCCGAGGGACATCTTGTCGCTGGAAGCCGGGTTCCGTTCGCGCGCTCCCCAATGGCGATGGCGGTGCGCGCCGGCGAGCCGCGGCCCAATATCGGCAGCGAGGAGGCGGTCAGGGTCGCTCTGATGAATGCGCGTTCTATCGGCTATTCGACCGGCCCAAGCGGCACGCAGCTCCTAGCGGTTCTGAAATCGTGGGGATTCGATACCGCCGCCCAGCCTGGACGCCTTGTGCAAGCAAAGCCGGGCATTCCGGTTGCCACCCTGTTGGCGGGCGGCGAGGCAGCGATCGGCATCCAGCAACTAAGCGAATTTCTGGGTCAGCCTGGGATCGACATCGTCGGCATCCTGCCGCCGCCCATCCAGTCCGTGACTACCTTTTCGATCGGGATAGGGGCGCTCGCGACCCAGGTAGACGAGGCGCGGGCGGTGGTAGCTTATTTGAACGCTTCAGAGGCCATCCCGATCAAACGTCGCTTTGGGATGGAGCCCGCGTAA